The DNA sequence CAGCGTGTCGGCGGTCTCGCCGGACTGGCTGATGGCGACGGCGAGGCTCCCGCGGCGTATCAGCGGGTCGTTGTAGCGCAACTCGTGGGCGTACTCGACCGTCGCCGGCACTCTGAGGAGCTTGCGGAATATCTCGCCTCCGACGAGCCCGGCGTGGTAGGCGGTACCGCACGCTGTGATCCAGATCTCGTCGAGCTGCGACGCAAAAGCATCGTCGAACTTCACGTCTTCCAGCCAAACGGATCCGTCCTGCTCGAGGCGCCCGGCGAGCGTTTCCGTGATGACGGCCGGTTGCTCGTGGATCTCCTTGAGCATGAAGTGCTCGAAGCCGCCGCGCTCGGCTTGTGCCGCGTCCCATTCGATGTGCGTCACCGCACGATCGACGGGAGCGCCCTCGATCGTCTCGACGATGGCTCCGTCCTGGGTCACGACGACCAGCTCACCATCCTCGATGATGAGGAAGTCCCTCGTGTGGTGCAGCACCGCGGGGATGTCGGAGGCCAGAAACGTCTCGCCTTCGCCCAGTCCCACGACGAGCGGGCTGATCCTTCGCACTGCCACGATGGTGCCGGGATCGTGCATCGACATGACGACGAGGGCGTACGCACCTTCGGCGCGGGCAACGGCGGCGCGCACGGAGGCGACCAGGTCACCCTCGTACAGGTCGGCGACGAGGTGGGCGAGGATCTCGGTGTCGGTCTGCGACGTGAACTCGTGGCCCTGGGCGATCAACTCGTCCCGAAGGTCCTGGAAGTTCTCGATGATCCCGTTGTGCACCACCACGAATCGGCCCGACGGGTCGGTGTGGGGGTGAGCGTTCAGGTCGCTCGGCACCCCGTGGGTCGCCCACCTCGTGTGGCCGATGCCGATCTTCCCGGTGAGCGGATCGCTCTCGAGCAGATCGGCGAGGCGCTGGATCTTTCCCTGCGCCTTGCGAACCTGGATCGATCCGTTCGTGACGGCGATCCCGGCCGAGTCGTATCCCCGGTACTCGAGGCGTCGTAGCCCGTCGAGCAACAAGGGGGCGGCTTGTCTCGGCCCGACGTATCCCATGATTCCGCACATGCGCGCGCAACCTCCACGAGGTCAGGATCCGGAACAACGAGAAGAAGAACGTGCAATGCACGCTCTCCCACGTCAGGGGGTCTCTGTCCCCGAAGTCGCCTCCGGGCTTTCGCCCCACCTGTCACGACCGTGGGCGGCCGAGAGGGTACCCGCCGACTGCTCGATGATCCCTCTCCCTCGTCACCTCACAGGAGACTGTGAGGGCAGGCGCTGCAAGAACGATGTTCCTGATCGGTTGTAGGTTTGCTCAGAGCATAGGACCGAATCGCGGTCAATCGGCACCGTTTCTGAAGCGCACCGACTGTCTAGTCCGACGTCTTCGTTCACCCGAGCTCGCGGCGAACGACTTCCGTGAGCGAGGAGGCGACACCGCTGGCCGTGTCGGCGTCTGCGGCTTCCACCATCACCCTCACGAGCGGCTCCGTACCGGACGCCCTGACGAGGATGCGACCCCGGTCTGCCAGCTCGGCCTGCGCCTCGGCAACCGCGTCCCAGACCGCCGTCGCCCCGTCGAGGGCGGCGCGGTTGGCGACCGGGACGTTCTGCAGCACCTGTGGATACTCGGTCATGACGGTTCGCAGCTCTCGCAGCTCTCGGCCCGTCGACGCCATCGCGCCGGCGAGCCGCAGGGCGCTGCGCAGCCCGTCTCCGGTGGCGCGATCCTCGAGGACGATGTGGCCGGACTGCTCGCCTCCGAGCACAGCACGCGACCGTCGCATCTCCTCGAGGACGTATCGGTCGCCGACTGCCGTCTCGAGGACGACGACTCCGAGGTGCTCCATCGCCTTCTTGAAACCGAGGTTGGCCATGACCGTCGTCACGACCACCCGCCGCTTCAGCTTGCCGAGGTCGATCAGCTGCTTCACCAAGATCGCCATGACGACATCGCCGTTGCACACATCGCCGTTCTCGTCGACGGCGATGAGGCGGTCGGCATCGCCGTCGAAGGCGAACCCGACGCGACCGCCCACCTTCTCAGCCAGGTACTCGGGGTGGGTGGCTCCGCACCCCAGGTTGATGTTCATGCCGTCCGGCTCGGCGTTGTGGACCTCGACGTCTGCGCCGAGGCGCCTGAACAACTGCGGAGCGGCCGCATACGAGGCGCCGTTGGCGCAGTCGACCACGAAGCGCATCCCACGCAGCGAGTAGGCGGCGCCCGCCACGAGGTGGTCGATGTAGCGGTCGACGGCATCAGCCATCCGGGACTGCATGCCGACGAGGGGACCGAGCGGCCTCGCCCACGGGGCGCCCCTCCGGTAGCGAACCTCGATCTCGTCCTCGCGCTCGTCGGACAGCTTGGCGCCGTCTCGTCCGAAGAACTTGATGCCGTTGTCCTCGGCCGGGTTGTGCGAGGCGCTCACCATCACTCCGAAGCCGGCGGCGGTGTCCCTCACGAGACGCGAGACGCCGCCGACCGGAATGACGCCGAGGTCGACCGTGTCGACACCGACGGCGTTGAACCCTGCGTGCAATGCCGACGAGAGCATCGAGCCGGAACGCCGGGTATCGCGGCCGATGACGACGAGACCCTCGGAACCTTCCCCTGCTGCCTTGGCGAGGTCGAACGCCAGGTCGGCGGTTAGGACGTCGTTCGCCCGGCCGCGCACACCATCGGTTCCGAACAAGCGGCCCCCGTCGACCACCACTTGGGACCTCCATCGCTCCGCGGCTCGGACCCTCCGAACCGTCAGCGCTTCGTGAACTGCGGCGCCCGCCTCGCCTTGCGCAGGCCGTACTTCTTGCGCTCGACCCTGCGGGCGTCTCGAGTGAGGAACCCGGCGCGCTTGAGCGCCGGACGGAGCTCTCGGTCGGCCCCCACGAGCGCCCTGGCGATGCCGAGGCGCAGCGCGTCACTCTGTCCCGTGAAACCGCCACCCTCGATGGTTGCTTTCACGTCGAAACGACCCTCGGCCTCGACGGCCTTCATCGGCTCGAGGACGCGCAGGCGCAGCGCGTTCTGCGGGAAGTAGTCGTCGAGGGACCGGCCGTTCAGCGTGAACTGGCCCGACCCTTCGTAGAGTCGCACTCTGGCAACGGCGCTCTTGCGGCGACCCGTCGCCTGGACGATTGGGCTCGCCATCAGGCATCGACCTCGTTTCTGGAGCGCTTGGCGGCGACCGTGAGTGGCTGCGGGGCCTGCGCTGTGTGGGGATGATCCGGCCCGGCGTACACCTTCAGCTTCGTGATCACCTGCCGGCCGAGCCGATTCTTCGGCAGCATCCCCTTCACGGCGGTCTCGATGATGCGCTCCGGGTAGCGGCCCCGCATCTGCTCGAGGTTCATGCCGCGCAAGCCGCCCGGGTAGCCCGAGTGGCGGTAGTACATCTTCGAGAGCTCCTTGGCGCCGGTGACCGCCACCTTTTCGGCGTTGACCACGACCACGAAGTCGCCCCCGTCCATGTGGGGCGCGAATGTCGGCTTGTGCTTGCCCCTGAGGATCTGGGCGACATCGGAAGCGAGCCTCCCGAGCGGGATTCCTGCGGCGTCGACGACGTACCACACGCGCTCTATGTCGGCCGGCGTGGGCGTGAACGTCTTCTGCAGCTTGGGTTTCACAGTGGTCCTCGGGACACAAGAACACCCCCGGGAACTCCGGGAGCGGGCCAGCATGATACGACAGGCCACCCGCGATCGCCAAACCTGGATTGCACCGCGGCGGTGCCGGTTTACGATCACCCGGTCGCGAGCGATTCGGGGAGCATGGCGAAGCACATCGGGATACTCACGTCCGGCGGAGACTCACCCGGGCTCAACGCCGCCATCCGCGCCATCGGAAAGACGGCGATCCGCAAGCACGGGATGACGGTGATCGGCTTCCGAGACGGCTTCAAGGGAATGATGCAGAACCGCTTCGTACGCCTCGAGGGCGACGCGCTGTCGGGCATCCTGACGATGGGCGGCACGATCCTCGGCACCAGCAGGGAGAAACCGCACCGCATGGACGTCGGCGGCGTCGAGATGGACATGACGGACGTCATCATCCAGAACGCCGCCCAGCACCACCTCGACGCGGTCATCTGCCTCGGAGGGGGCGGGACTCAGAAGAATGCCGCCAGGTTGTCAGAGCATGGACTGCCGGTCATCACCCTCCCGAAGACGATCGATCGAGACGTGTACGGCACCGACGTCACGTTCGGCTTCGACACCGCTCTGGGGATCGCAACGGAGGCGATCGACCGGCTCCACTCGACCGCCCATTCGCACCACAGGATCATCGTCGTCGAGATCATGGGTCACAAGACAGGCTGGCTGGCGCTGGGAGCAGGGATCGCT is a window from the Acidimicrobiia bacterium genome containing:
- a CDS encoding ATP-dependent 6-phosphofructokinase; this encodes MAKHIGILTSGGDSPGLNAAIRAIGKTAIRKHGMTVIGFRDGFKGMMQNRFVRLEGDALSGILTMGGTILGTSREKPHRMDVGGVEMDMTDVIIQNAAQHHLDAVICLGGGGTQKNAARLSEHGLPVITLPKTIDRDVYGTDVTFGFDTALGIATEAIDRLHSTAHSHHRIIVVEIMGHKTGWLALGAGIAGGADVILLPEIPYDPEAIAEAIKARRAGGSTFSIVAVSEGARSQEDARAIEAAELRCETAEGTDLEVASKELADLVAAQQENTPRLSRRLEELTGLEARVTILGHVQRGGTPSPADRVLATRMGTSAANLAAEGAHGVMVALRNDEIVAVPLSEVAGRRSTVPPDHAWIKTANDLGLCLGT
- the rpsI gene encoding 30S ribosomal protein S9, with amino-acid sequence MASPIVQATGRRKSAVARVRLYEGSGQFTLNGRSLDDYFPQNALRLRVLEPMKAVEAEGRFDVKATIEGGGFTGQSDALRLGIARALVGADRELRPALKRAGFLTRDARRVERKKYGLRKARRAPQFTKR
- the rplM gene encoding 50S ribosomal protein L13, which gives rise to MQKTFTPTPADIERVWYVVDAAGIPLGRLASDVAQILRGKHKPTFAPHMDGGDFVVVVNAEKVAVTGAKELSKMYYRHSGYPGGLRGMNLEQMRGRYPERIIETAVKGMLPKNRLGRQVITKLKVYAGPDHPHTAQAPQPLTVAAKRSRNEVDA
- the glmS gene encoding glutamine--fructose-6-phosphate transaminase (isomerizing), yielding MCGIMGYVGPRQAAPLLLDGLRRLEYRGYDSAGIAVTNGSIQVRKAQGKIQRLADLLESDPLTGKIGIGHTRWATHGVPSDLNAHPHTDPSGRFVVVHNGIIENFQDLRDELIAQGHEFTSQTDTEILAHLVADLYEGDLVASVRAAVARAEGAYALVVMSMHDPGTIVAVRRISPLVVGLGEGETFLASDIPAVLHHTRDFLIIEDGELVVVTQDGAIVETIEGAPVDRAVTHIEWDAAQAERGGFEHFMLKEIHEQPAVITETLAGRLEQDGSVWLEDVKFDDAFASQLDEIWITACGTAYHAGLVGGEIFRKLLRVPATVEYAHELRYNDPLIRRGSLAVAISQSGETADTLAAARLARERGSRLMALTNVVGSTLSREADDVLYTRAGPEISVASTKAYLAMLIAQYLLALRIGKARGVVDQGIADRVAHGLHLLPSHVAAVLQDDTVVLAAAERLAAAQDVYFIGRGLDYAVAMEGSLKLKEVSYLHSEAMPAGELKHGTLALVTQDVPVVVVLTQQAVYEKTISAIQEVKARGGHVIAVAYEDDASIGRHADMVIPIPRTDDLLGPVTAVVPLQLLAYHVARLRGHDIDQPRNLAKSVTVE
- the glmM gene encoding phosphoglucosamine mutase, producing MVVDGGRLFGTDGVRGRANDVLTADLAFDLAKAAGEGSEGLVVIGRDTRRSGSMLSSALHAGFNAVGVDTVDLGVIPVGGVSRLVRDTAAGFGVMVSASHNPAEDNGIKFFGRDGAKLSDEREDEIEVRYRRGAPWARPLGPLVGMQSRMADAVDRYIDHLVAGAAYSLRGMRFVVDCANGASYAAAPQLFRRLGADVEVHNAEPDGMNINLGCGATHPEYLAEKVGGRVGFAFDGDADRLIAVDENGDVCNGDVVMAILVKQLIDLGKLKRRVVVTTVMANLGFKKAMEHLGVVVLETAVGDRYVLEEMRRSRAVLGGEQSGHIVLEDRATGDGLRSALRLAGAMASTGRELRELRTVMTEYPQVLQNVPVANRAALDGATAVWDAVAEAQAELADRGRILVRASGTEPLVRVMVEAADADTASGVASSLTEVVRRELG